DNA sequence from the Candidatus Zixiibacteriota bacterium genome:
GGATGGTGTCAATTGCGGTTCCATGGAGGGAATGTGATAAAACAATCGTCTGGACCAAATGCTCCTCGCGACTTTTGCGAAATGCCACACCAAGCTGTTTCTCTTCGCCAAATCCAGGCATGGTGATAAATCTGAAAGCATTCTTGTCATCGAGCAGTGACTGCGCAAACTCAAATTCGGCGACGGCGTTTTTATCAAGATGGCCATGATTCGGCAATGAAATCATCTTTACTATGGTCTCGCTGTCCGGCAGCACAACCGACATAGCTTTGGGATGTATTGCAAGTGATTCAGACAACTGCCCACGATCGACAAGTCGCAATTGTTTGACTTCGGGGCGACCACCGTCGGATGAGACCTGCACAAGTGTGTGGGTCTCAAGGCCGATTTCGATTCCCACGCTGCTGGTTTGCATCAGCGTTTGACTTTCAGGTATGGCTTGATCGACTCGAACAATTTTGGCCCGATTCCTTTCACCTCGGTGATTTCCACTTCGCGTTCAAACGGATTTTCCACGCGATAGGCAACAACCCGATCGGCCAGCGTCCGGCCAATGCCGGGCAAAAGCTCGAGCGAGTCTGCGGGCGCGGTGTTGGGGTCGAGAACAAACACCCCGGTCAAGGTGCGCTCTTCGGCGGATAGAAAAACAGGAAGCGAAATTGCGGTCGATGTCGGCGTGGAATATGCCTTGATGAGAATATAACAGCCCATTATGATTGCTGACGCAGTCAGGAGGGCAAGAATCCGCAGTTGGCCGGAGGTGAAATCGAAAAATTGATTGATATTCATGGCTTTTGTTTCATTTTTGCACTCGGGTCAATATAGGGTAAAATTGCCGGATTACCAAAGGCGGATGGGTGAACTACGTGATAAAGTGGAGGAAAAACCGTTTGACAATAGCTCTCGTGAGGGTATTTTAGGCAGACTATATTCTGCCCTCGAATGTTTTATGGGGGTGTAGCTCAGTGGTAGAGCACCTGACTTTTAATCAGGGTGTCGATGGTTCGATCCCATCCACCCTCATAAAATTGTATCGATAGAATGCGCCATTAGCTCAGCTGGTAGAGCAACTGACTCTTAATCAGTGGGTCCGGGGTTCGAATCCCTGATGGCGCATTTTTTTATAGGGGGGGGCGAATCAACATAAGAGTGTCTTTCATTTATGTCATTCCCGTGCCTGTCCGACGGGCGTAAAAACGGGAATCCAGTATTAATATTCGTGCGGTCCGCCGCGGCGGACTGTCGCGCACCAAAGATAAAGACGAATATGAGATTGCCATGTCGCCTCGCTCCTCGCAACGACAGTGTCGGGAATGTCTGCATTAAGTTAGCGTATCCCCTCCGCCGCGAGGGTCGGTGCGATCTCCCTGTCGGTGCAGGCCAGAGACGGCCTGCACGAAGAAAAAATTGGGCAACCACGGAGGGTTGCCCCTACAGAAGCATAAGAGCGCCATTAATTATAGATTATGTAGGGGCAGGTCCCTGTGCCTGCCCTCTTTCTCAGGACGCCGGACAGCATACAAGGTAAATGGCACTCCGCCGTGGAGGGTCGCTTCGCTCCTCGCAACGACTTGCCGGTAGTGTCTGCTTGAATTTGCTTGCCCGCTTTTAGGCGGCCTTCTTACAATGAAAAAAAACGAACTTCAATCCGTGACGACCATCATCGCCAAACCAACATCAGCGGCACGATACAGAGTCATCGCGGCCTCAGGCTCGATCGTCGTCACGATATAGACGTTGCCGAACAGACGTTTTATTGCCTGACTTGCGGTTAGATATGTGTTTTTCAAAGTCGATTCGGTTTCACCTTTAACATCGCTTCGAAACTCCATGATAAAACCATCGTCAAATACGAGCTGGAATTTTTCCGGCAGTTCGCGCTGCATCAATGTCGGGTCGACCTTGAGCGCGCCACCGACAATGGACAGAATGGAATCGGGTGTTTGGTCTTTTGCGGCAAAGAGGTGCTTTGCCTTTACCCGTCGAGTGAATCCGCTCTCCGGATTTGACAAACGCTTCCCAAAATCGGCAATGTCATCCGAATCGGCATCGGCAATCGTTAGGGCGTAATCCCAAACCTTGGCCCCCCCGAGTTTCAACACAAGCAGTTTGCGCTTCAAATCAAGAATCATGTACGGCTTTTTTGATTGAGCCAAATCGAGTTCGGCATTGAGCCGCTTGTACTCCAATGACAACTGCTCTTGATTCGGGGCAGGCTTTGACGACGGTATCGCCGCCTTTGCTTTTTCAGTAGGTTTGGGAACTTCATCCCCCCCGCAGGCCATAAGGGCGCAAAACAAAAATGCTGTAAGCCAGACAAAAAAAGGATAGAAATGTCTGAGTGAAAATGACTGGTTAGAAAATATAAACGGGCGTGCCAATTTGGACTTTCTTATAGAGGACATCGAGGTCTTTTGATCCGAGCCGGACACAGCCATGAGTAACACCGACACCGAGCAGGCGTTCATAGATCGTGCCGTGGATGAAGTAGCCATCGCCAAAATCAAGCGCGTAATCTCCCATGACATTCGGGTCGAGACGTTCCTGATCATTTTTAGGAACAGCTTCCCCTTCTTCGATAAAGGCCCAATCCGGTTTGCGCCACCACGGCTCTTTGATTTTACCTTTGATTTTGAACACCCCGCGCGGTGTATCGAACATCCACTTTCGGCCGGTCGCGCTGTCTGTTAATTCTCCGCCTGAGCCTGTCGAGCACTCGCCCACAAAAATGACCGAGTCTTCTGAGCGGTAAGTCAATTTATTGTCGTGGGTGTTTATGACAATATAGTATTTGACTGGTTTGAGCTTACCGAGGGCTTTGCGCGCCTTCTGAATATCTTTTGCGGTAGGATTGGCGAGCGTCGGCGAGGGCCGGGTGACCGCTGCATCAGCGCTTGCCAATGCTCTCTCATTGTCCGCTTTTGTGCCATACTGAGTCGTCATCGACCAATAGGCGCCGACGGCAACAACGGCAACGAGAAAGAAGATGCTGAGAAATACTTTTTTGTTCATGGCCACATATCAGAGCGTCGGACAATCGTGACCGGTGTGCCGACCCTCACATATTTAAAGATATGATCCATATCACTGTTGGTCAATGCCACACATCCTTCGGTCCAATCCTTGTTCTGGCCGCCTTCGCCATGAATCTCAATCGCGCTGCCGATTCCGGCAAGACGAGGAACAACGCCTTCTTTCTTATTTTCCGCAAAATGTCTCTTGTCGGCTTGGTTGGGATAATTAATGGGCAGGGCCTTATAGTATTTACTGCCGCGTGCTTTGAGCATTGTCACCTGATACATCCCCTCCGGGGTTGCTCCATCGCCTGAACGCAATTTATGATCACCAGAATTGTAGCCTAAATCACAGGAATAGGTATGCACAAGTCGGCCGGATTTGATGAGATAGGTTTTGCGAGCCGACTTATCCACTATTATGGCGTATGTGCTTTCGGCTCTTGATGTTTTGATCGTTTCATCGACCCACTCACGCCAAACAGGCAGTCGCTGATTGTCTCCATCGACTATGTTATCCATCTTTGTTTCGAGTTTCACAAGC
Encoded proteins:
- a CDS encoding L,D-transpeptidase; protein product: MNKKVFLSIFFLVAVVAVGAYWSMTTQYGTKADNERALASADAAVTRPSPTLANPTAKDIQKARKALGKLKPVKYYIVINTHDNKLTYRSEDSVIFVGECSTGSGGELTDSATGRKWMFDTPRGVFKIKGKIKEPWWRKPDWAFIEEGEAVPKNDQERLDPNVMGDYALDFGDGYFIHGTIYERLLGVGVTHGCVRLGSKDLDVLYKKVQIGTPVYIF
- a CDS encoding helix-hairpin-helix domain-containing protein, whose product is MNINQFFDFTSGQLRILALLTASAIIMGCYILIKAYSTPTSTAISLPVFLSAEERTLTGVFVLDPNTAPADSLELLPGIGRTLADRVVAYRVENPFEREVEITEVKGIGPKLFESIKPYLKVKR